A genomic stretch from Desulfobacterales bacterium includes:
- the murA gene encoding UDP-N-acetylglucosamine 1-carboxyvinyltransferase, whose product MDKIVIKGGRRLQGEVVIGGAKNAALPILASSLLVDGWNSYTNVPALRDIDSIKQLLEKLGAKTQTDGDTVRINAGGLCCHEAAYELVRKMRASILVLGPLLARLKKARVSLPGGCAIGARPINLHLKGLERLGAEIDLQHGYVEARAERLRGAEIYFDIATVTGTENLMMAATLAEGVTILRNAAREPEITALADVLNRMGANVQGAGTPVISICGVPRLKPVSDMPIIPDRIEAGTFMVAAALTKGDITLQKCEPSHMEAVIHKLRLTGSEVTIHGDCIRVRGGDTIASVDVKTLPYPGFPTDMQAQFMVLMAVASGLSLISETIFENRFIHVSELRRMGADIQVSGNAAMVRGAAYLSGAPVMASDLRASACLILAGLAARGTTEVHRVYHLDRGYESIEKKFARLGADIQREKMPL is encoded by the coding sequence ATGGATAAAATTGTCATTAAAGGCGGTCGCCGCTTGCAGGGAGAGGTGGTTATCGGCGGCGCAAAGAACGCCGCCTTACCGATTCTTGCTTCCTCGCTGCTGGTGGATGGGTGGAATTCCTATACCAACGTGCCGGCGCTTCGGGATATCGACAGCATCAAGCAGCTTTTGGAAAAACTCGGCGCCAAAACTCAAACCGACGGCGATACGGTTCGTATCAACGCCGGCGGGTTGTGCTGCCATGAAGCGGCGTATGAACTGGTCAGAAAAATGCGGGCCTCGATTCTGGTCCTGGGACCCTTGCTGGCACGGCTTAAAAAGGCCAGGGTATCGTTGCCCGGCGGATGTGCCATTGGTGCCCGGCCCATCAATCTGCATTTAAAAGGGTTGGAACGGCTGGGGGCCGAGATCGATTTGCAGCATGGATATGTGGAAGCTCGCGCTGAAAGACTTCGGGGTGCGGAAATCTATTTTGATATTGCCACTGTTACCGGCACCGAAAACCTGATGATGGCCGCGACCCTGGCAGAAGGGGTCACCATTTTGCGAAATGCGGCAAGAGAGCCTGAAATAACGGCCTTGGCCGATGTTCTGAATAGAATGGGTGCAAATGTTCAAGGTGCCGGCACTCCGGTTATTAGCATTTGCGGGGTGCCCCGGCTGAAGCCTGTTTCGGATATGCCTATCATTCCGGATCGCATTGAGGCGGGAACATTTATGGTGGCGGCCGCTTTGACAAAGGGAGATATCACCTTGCAGAAGTGTGAGCCGAGCCATATGGAAGCGGTGATTCATAAATTGCGTCTTACCGGTTCTGAAGTGACTATCCACGGTGATTGTATACGCGTGCGGGGCGGCGATACGATCGCCAGCGTGGATGTCAAAACATTGCCCTATCCGGGCTTTCCCACGGATATGCAGGCGCAGTTCATGGTGTTGATGGCCGTGGCCTCCGGACTGAGCCTGATTTCGGAAACCATTTTCGAAAACCGGTTTATTCATGTCAGTGAATTAAGGCGCATGGGCGCCGACATTCAAGTGTCCGGCAATGCCGCCATGGTGCGGGGTGCGGCGTATCTTTCCGGTGCGCCGGTCATGGCCTCGGATCTTCGGGCCAGCGCCTGCCTGATTCTGGCAGGACTGGCGGCCCGGGGAACCACCGAAGTGCACCGCGTGTATCATCTGGATCGCGGGTATGAGTCGATCGAGAAAAAATTTGCTCGTCTCGGCGCCGACATTCAGCGTGAAAAAATGCCCCTTTGA
- the qrcD gene encoding menaquinone reductase integral membrane subunit QrcD, protein MDSALIPEGVKRCPFWQFLLALAVTGAVLLWGVYAMLLCWFKGLNITGMNDYYGFALWIWADLAVIALGGGAFFTGLLKYVIGKDELKNLINYAVLIGFICYSSALLILAIDVGQPLRNWFIFWHANVHSMLTEVAFCLSCYFGVLCVEYLPLVLENRQADRIPFFHNLTHNLHEIMAVFAATGAFLSFFHQGSLGGVAGVLFGRPFGYREHILIWPFTFFLFTWSAAACGPCFTIFITRLTEKITGKRLVKPEVIHLLAKIAGWMLTTYIIAKICDTLYWAFSTAPAMGFTLSHFYTNNSLYGYWILFAEIVVCGIVPAVVLITRGLRERPGLLFAAVTLASIGVCLNRWVMVLQVLAPPVMPFDQWALYMPTWPEVATTILPVAYGVIMVLISYRYLPIFPQEKELNPVES, encoded by the coding sequence ATCGATTCTGCATTAATACCCGAAGGCGTAAAACGCTGCCCCTTCTGGCAGTTTCTGCTCGCACTGGCGGTGACGGGTGCAGTGCTGCTGTGGGGCGTTTATGCCATGCTGCTCTGCTGGTTCAAGGGGTTGAATATAACCGGCATGAATGATTACTACGGGTTCGCCCTGTGGATATGGGCGGATTTGGCGGTGATCGCACTGGGCGGCGGCGCCTTTTTTACGGGCTTGCTGAAATACGTGATCGGCAAAGACGAGCTGAAAAACCTTATTAACTACGCGGTGCTGATCGGGTTCATCTGTTATAGCTCCGCGCTTCTGATTCTGGCCATTGATGTCGGGCAGCCGCTTCGAAATTGGTTTATTTTCTGGCATGCCAATGTTCATTCCATGTTGACGGAAGTGGCGTTTTGTTTATCATGCTATTTTGGCGTGCTGTGCGTGGAATACCTGCCATTGGTGCTTGAAAACCGCCAGGCGGACCGCATTCCCTTCTTTCATAACCTGACGCACAATCTCCATGAAATTATGGCAGTGTTCGCTGCCACCGGCGCGTTTTTGTCTTTTTTCCACCAAGGCTCTCTGGGCGGCGTTGCCGGCGTCCTGTTCGGTCGACCTTTCGGGTACCGTGAACACATTCTGATTTGGCCGTTCACCTTTTTTCTGTTTACCTGGTCCGCGGCGGCCTGTGGGCCTTGTTTTACGATATTTATTACGCGGTTGACCGAAAAGATCACCGGCAAGCGGTTGGTTAAACCGGAGGTGATTCATCTGCTGGCCAAGATAGCGGGGTGGATGCTTACCACTTATATCATCGCAAAAATTTGTGATACCCTGTACTGGGCGTTTTCGACCGCACCGGCTATGGGATTCACCCTGTCGCATTTTTATACCAATAACAGCTTATACGGGTACTGGATCTTATTTGCGGAAATCGTTGTGTGCGGAATTGTTCCGGCTGTCGTTCTGATTACGCGCGGCTTGCGCGAACGGCCGGGCCTTTTGTTTGCGGCCGTTACGCTCGCTTCCATCGGCGTGTGCCTGAACCGATGGGTGATGGTGCTGCAGGTGCTGGCCCCACCGGTTATGCCGTTTGATCAATGGGCCTTATATATGCCGACCTGGCCGGAAGTCGCCACAACGATTCTTCCGGTGGCCTACGGGGTGATTATGGTGTTGATTTCCTATCGGTATTTGCCGATTTTTCCGCAGGAAAAGGAACTGAACCCGGTTGAATCCTAA
- the qrcC gene encoding menaquinone reductase iron-sulfur cluster-binding subunit QrcC yields the protein MKQGHQKTKKYGMVIDLDKCTGCGACMVACMTENNVPFKPDESDKLLSITWMRVYQLTNGKPYPDTEICYLPRPCMHCSGKGDHGHSPCVSVCPATATDYSSETGIVSQIYTRCFGCRYCMAACPYHARYFNWWDPVWPKGMETYLSPNVSPRMRGVVEKCSFCFHRYQKAMDKAYLEGRRSLREEEYQTSCTQACPAGAITFGDLNNPDHTVYKLVKPDPAHGGRPRNPKAFRILERLGTNPKVYYLSEREWVRKSGDNDMKNNAKATAHPS from the coding sequence ATGAAACAAGGACACCAAAAAACCAAGAAATACGGAATGGTCATTGACCTGGACAAATGCACCGGGTGCGGCGCCTGCATGGTGGCGTGCATGACGGAAAACAATGTACCGTTTAAACCCGATGAATCGGACAAGCTTCTCAGTATTACCTGGATGCGCGTCTATCAATTAACCAATGGAAAGCCCTATCCTGATACGGAAATTTGCTATCTGCCCCGCCCCTGCATGCACTGCAGCGGAAAGGGAGACCACGGTCATTCCCCGTGCGTATCGGTTTGTCCGGCCACGGCAACGGACTATAGCAGCGAAACCGGCATCGTTAGCCAGATCTACACCCGATGTTTCGGGTGCCGGTACTGTATGGCCGCCTGTCCTTACCATGCCCGGTATTTTAACTGGTGGGATCCGGTCTGGCCCAAGGGCATGGAAACCTATTTAAGCCCCAACGTATCGCCCCGCATGCGTGGTGTGGTTGAAAAATGCAGCTTTTGTTTTCATCGATACCAAAAGGCTATGGACAAGGCCTACCTGGAAGGCCGGCGTTCTCTAAGGGAAGAGGAATACCAGACATCATGCACGCAGGCATGCCCTGCCGGCGCGATTACCTTCGGAGATCTGAACAATCCGGACCATACGGTGTATAAACTGGTCAAGCCCGATCCCGCTCACGGCGGCAGGCCACGCAATCCCAAAGCGTTCCGGATTTTGGAACGCTTGGGCACCAACCCCAAGGTGTATTATTTATCGGAGCGCGAATGGGTCCGAAAGAGCGGGGATAACGATATGAAAAACAATGCGAAGGCGACTGCGCACCCTTCATGA
- the qrcB gene encoding menaquinone reductase molybdopterin-binding-like subunit QrcB, with amino-acid sequence MKIDRRSFLSLGIGAAAGTALTPLPWKLMDDVSIWSQNWPWTPVPEDGEVTYAHSTCSLCPGGCGISVRKVKDRAVKIEGMAGHPVNKGGICMLGLAGLQLLYGPTRVSAPLKRIGKRGEGKWQKISWREAIAEVVNHLSQLREKGEAHTVAGIMDRNRGTVPQLFERLLTAYGSPNFFRMPSVQDTHELVLHLMHGVQALAGYDVENADLIVSFGSGIIDGWGSPVRMFRANSGWKASGVKVIQVEPCLSNTAAKADIWVPINPGTEAALALGIAHVIIRENRASEFVAQYGFGFLDWTDENGKSINGFKTLVMAEYSPEKVAEITGVDANRIIELAQAVMKAKRPLALGGRGQGWTPGSTRELMAIHALNALVGNINQPGGVWAIPEPDYIRWPDPEMDQVAANGIQKGRLDGAGGQNNPYSRYLLNRLAQAVTDAKPYPVNALFVAEANPCYSLPDVKAVQAAFDKIPFVVSFSSYMDETAMNADLILPNHVFLERYEDIPAPAVMHQPIIGLARPVVSPQRNTRHLGDVVIEIAKGLGGSVASAFPWTDYMACMKEALGGKWERMAEDGFWINKGYTPPEWEKAFDTPSKKFEFSATALLNVSDAYPNAVYQPVTLEGDKSFFPLVMIFYDSMRLSSGYVGSPPFLIKTVPDTVIKGADGFVEINPETARKQSLAEGDAAVLQTPKAKIRVRVHLNDGIRPGVLAMARGLGHTAYDEYLKNKGVNVNALKGVIEDPISGLDAAWGIRAKLVKA; translated from the coding sequence ATGAAAATAGACAGAAGAAGCTTTTTATCACTTGGTATCGGCGCGGCGGCCGGGACGGCGTTAACCCCGCTGCCATGGAAACTCATGGACGACGTGTCCATCTGGAGTCAGAATTGGCCATGGACGCCCGTTCCCGAAGACGGCGAGGTGACTTACGCTCATTCGACCTGCTCCCTTTGCCCCGGTGGATGCGGTATCAGCGTTCGAAAAGTGAAGGATCGTGCGGTAAAGATTGAAGGAATGGCAGGCCATCCGGTCAATAAAGGCGGCATTTGCATGCTGGGCCTTGCTGGGCTTCAACTTCTTTATGGACCCACTCGAGTTTCCGCGCCGCTCAAACGAATCGGGAAAAGGGGAGAAGGCAAATGGCAAAAAATTTCCTGGAGAGAGGCGATCGCTGAAGTTGTTAATCACCTCAGCCAGTTACGGGAAAAAGGAGAGGCGCACACGGTGGCCGGCATAATGGACCGGAATCGGGGCACGGTGCCGCAGCTTTTTGAACGCTTGCTGACGGCCTATGGTTCTCCTAATTTTTTCAGAATGCCATCGGTTCAGGATACCCACGAGCTGGTTCTGCATCTGATGCACGGCGTTCAGGCATTGGCGGGCTATGATGTGGAAAACGCCGATCTGATTGTCAGCTTCGGCAGCGGCATAATTGACGGCTGGGGTTCACCGGTGCGCATGTTTCGTGCCAACAGCGGCTGGAAGGCTTCCGGTGTGAAAGTAATTCAGGTTGAACCCTGTTTGTCCAATACGGCGGCCAAGGCGGATATCTGGGTGCCGATCAATCCGGGGACCGAAGCGGCGCTGGCGCTGGGGATCGCCCATGTGATCATTCGGGAGAATCGTGCCAGCGAGTTTGTAGCCCAATATGGTTTTGGTTTTCTCGACTGGACGGATGAGAACGGAAAGTCAATAAATGGATTTAAAACGCTTGTTATGGCGGAATATTCCCCCGAGAAAGTTGCCGAAATAACAGGTGTTGACGCGAATCGCATCATTGAGCTGGCCCAGGCGGTGATGAAAGCCAAAAGGCCATTGGCCTTAGGTGGGCGCGGCCAGGGCTGGACGCCCGGCAGCACCCGGGAGTTGATGGCGATTCACGCGCTTAATGCACTTGTCGGCAATATTAATCAGCCGGGCGGCGTTTGGGCAATTCCCGAGCCCGATTATATTCGATGGCCGGACCCCGAAATGGATCAGGTGGCGGCTAACGGCATTCAAAAAGGTCGCCTGGACGGCGCCGGTGGTCAAAATAACCCGTATTCACGCTATTTGCTAAACCGGCTGGCGCAAGCCGTTACAGACGCCAAGCCCTATCCGGTCAATGCCCTTTTCGTGGCCGAGGCAAATCCCTGCTACAGTTTGCCGGATGTCAAGGCCGTTCAGGCCGCATTTGACAAAATTCCTTTTGTGGTCAGCTTTTCCTCTTACATGGACGAGACGGCCATGAACGCAGACCTTATTCTTCCAAACCACGTTTTCCTTGAGCGCTACGAAGATATTCCGGCACCGGCAGTGATGCACCAACCGATCATCGGGCTGGCTCGTCCGGTGGTTTCTCCGCAGCGCAATACCCGGCATTTAGGGGATGTGGTCATCGAGATTGCCAAAGGGCTCGGCGGTAGTGTCGCGTCGGCCTTTCCCTGGACCGACTACATGGCCTGTATGAAGGAAGCCCTCGGCGGCAAATGGGAGCGGATGGCCGAAGACGGCTTCTGGATCAATAAAGGCTATACTCCCCCTGAATGGGAAAAAGCCTTTGATACCCCCTCAAAGAAGTTCGAATTCAGCGCTACGGCCTTGCTGAACGTTTCGGACGCTTATCCGAATGCGGTATATCAACCGGTTACGCTTGAAGGAGATAAATCCTTTTTCCCTCTGGTGATGATTTTTTACGACTCAATGCGCCTCTCCAGCGGTTATGTCGGATCTCCGCCTTTTTTAATCAAGACGGTTCCCGATACGGTCATCAAAGGGGCGGACGGATTTGTTGAAATCAACCCGGAGACAGCCCGAAAACAGTCCTTGGCCGAAGGCGATGCGGCTGTCTTACAAACCCCCAAAGCGAAAATAAGGGTGCGGGTACACCTGAACGACGGAATTCGTCCCGGTGTGCTGGCCATGGCTCGGGGCCTTGGGCATACAGCCTATGATGAATATTTGAAAAATAAAGGCGTCAACGTTAACGCGCTTAAAGGGGTGATAGAGGATCCGATTTCCGGTCTGGATGCTGCCTGGGGAATTCGAGCGAAATTGGTCAAAGCCTAA
- the qrcA gene encoding menaquinone reductase multiheme cytochrome c subunit QrcA: protein MSTLDDKAGAGSKEAVDDQVSATAAHESKKPGNGPAGPIILFFIIGLAASLAIGWGLFPKLLYSQKRQPVDFNHKLHVGEVENGCASCHYFREDGSFSGIPGLKDCIACHDEQQGESEDEALFVSEYVRKGREVEWLPYARQPDCVFFTHAAHVKMGQLSCETCHGHIGESESSRIYEENRISGYSRDIWGKSISGFGKNTWDRMKMDDCAACHERMTGRRTSVQTQFDACFVCHK from the coding sequence ATGAGTACCTTAGATGACAAGGCAGGTGCGGGTTCTAAAGAAGCGGTTGACGACCAGGTTTCCGCGACCGCTGCGCACGAGTCAAAAAAGCCGGGTAATGGCCCGGCGGGGCCCATCATTCTCTTTTTTATTATTGGCCTGGCTGCGAGTTTGGCCATTGGCTGGGGGCTTTTTCCAAAGCTTCTTTATTCCCAGAAAAGGCAACCTGTTGATTTTAACCACAAGCTGCATGTCGGTGAAGTCGAAAACGGCTGCGCGAGCTGCCATTATTTTCGTGAAGATGGTAGTTTTTCCGGAATTCCCGGACTCAAGGACTGTATCGCGTGTCATGATGAGCAGCAGGGCGAGTCGGAAGACGAAGCGCTGTTCGTTTCCGAATATGTCCGGAAAGGCCGAGAAGTCGAATGGTTGCCGTACGCCAGACAACCCGACTGTGTGTTTTTTACCCATGCGGCTCATGTCAAAATGGGGCAGTTGTCCTGTGAAACCTGCCATGGGCATATCGGCGAATCCGAGAGCTCCCGGATTTACGAAGAAAACCGGATTAGTGGATACAGCCGGGATATCTGGGGGAAAAGCATTTCCGGATTCGGGAAAAATACCTGGGATCGGATGAAGATGGATGATTGCGCCGCCTGTCATGAACGCATGACCGGGCGCAGGACGAGTGTTCAGACACAATTTGACGCTTGCTTTGTGTGCCATAAGTAG
- the ccsB gene encoding c-type cytochrome biogenesis protein CcsB yields MNSSFLLSVTTFIYGLAAFEYLVFFVFNKKGIGRFASWTALIGVFGNLAGFILRWVESYRLGIGHAPLSNLYESLVFFALTVVVVSLVVEYRQRNPMLGLFATPFAFLAMAYASLSPAINDRIQPLIPALKSNWLIAHVVTCFIGYAAFAVACGIGLMYLIKRRDSDNASSLLSLFPPLAALDELILQLVKFGFLFLTVGIITGAVWANSAWGRYWGWDPKETWSLITWLIYATMLHFRVFLSWRGKIFAIFCIIGFLAVLFTYFGVNYLPGLHSYGVIG; encoded by the coding sequence ATGAACAGTTCTTTTCTGTTATCCGTGACAACATTTATATACGGCCTTGCAGCTTTTGAATATCTCGTTTTCTTTGTATTTAATAAAAAAGGGATCGGCCGTTTCGCGTCATGGACGGCCTTGATCGGCGTGTTTGGCAATCTGGCAGGTTTTATTCTCAGATGGGTGGAGTCCTATCGGTTGGGTATCGGGCACGCGCCGCTTTCCAATTTGTATGAGTCCCTTGTCTTTTTCGCATTGACGGTGGTGGTGGTCTCGCTGGTGGTGGAATATCGTCAGCGAAATCCAATGCTCGGTCTTTTCGCCACGCCGTTTGCTTTTCTGGCGATGGCTTATGCGTCTCTTTCGCCGGCGATCAATGATCGGATACAACCGTTGATTCCCGCATTGAAGAGCAATTGGCTGATCGCCCATGTTGTAACCTGCTTTATCGGTTATGCCGCGTTCGCTGTCGCTTGCGGTATCGGACTGATGTATCTTATCAAACGCCGTGATTCCGATAACGCAAGTTCGCTCCTGTCACTTTTTCCTCCGTTGGCGGCGTTGGATGAATTGATACTTCAGCTTGTGAAGTTCGGCTTCTTGTTTCTGACCGTCGGCATCATTACCGGCGCGGTCTGGGCCAACTCGGCATGGGGACGGTATTGGGGATGGGATCCGAAAGAAACCTGGTCCTTGATTACCTGGCTTATTTACGCCACGATGCTTCATTTCCGTGTTTTTTTAAGCTGGCGCGGAAAAATATTCGCCATCTTTTGCATTATCGGGTTTCTGGCAGTGCTCTTCACGTATTTTGGTGTTAATTATCTTCCGGGGCTTCACAGTTACGGTGTCATCGGGTAA
- a CDS encoding cytochrome c biogenesis protein ResB: protein MNKQGASLGFADTIWNFFASVRLTVVVLLTLAVTSIIGTLIPQNAEPAGYIQKYGVEAYRIFSILNLTDMYHSGWFRFFMAMLTMNIVVCSLDRLSATLKIVFVKNPKFQIERFRGLDDNSGRLSSKTPAELISLYSDRVSGWFGYWRTEETDRGVAIFAEKGRWCRLGFYLVHMSIVLLLLGGLIGSIFGFDGNVNIPEGESVGEIHQSNSQVPIALDFRIQCDDFSVSFYETGQPKEYKSRLTLLEGGNPVLTREIVVNQPLRYKGINIFQSSYGQMPSVQGRLDPEKILLNFEDLETKSRFSVTAAVGKSVQLPENRGAFLIKQIEDAKVFRGMNLGHTVVGELSLSGQAPKEILLPTQFPKFDKMRQGRMIITLKETEPRYYTGLQVTSDPGVWLVYVGFMMLILGCLVTFFMSHQRLCIEVMPSGQGSRVIVTGMANKNKLGMQHKVKRIAAQLARLDA from the coding sequence ATGAACAAACAGGGTGCATCCCTTGGATTTGCGGATACCATTTGGAATTTTTTCGCATCGGTGCGATTAACCGTTGTCGTATTGCTGACGCTGGCGGTGACATCAATTATCGGGACGCTGATCCCGCAGAATGCGGAACCAGCGGGTTATATACAAAAATACGGCGTTGAGGCTTACAGGATTTTTTCAATTCTGAATCTGACGGATATGTACCATTCCGGCTGGTTTCGGTTTTTTATGGCCATGCTGACGATGAACATAGTGGTTTGTTCACTGGACCGCCTTTCCGCCACGCTCAAAATCGTATTTGTGAAAAACCCAAAATTTCAGATTGAGCGGTTTCGGGGCTTGGATGATAATTCGGGCCGTTTGTCATCGAAAACGCCCGCGGAACTCATCAGTCTTTACAGCGATCGGGTATCCGGCTGGTTCGGTTATTGGCGGACTGAAGAAACGGATCGCGGGGTTGCCATCTTCGCGGAAAAAGGAAGATGGTGTCGGTTGGGGTTTTATCTGGTTCACATGAGTATCGTTTTGTTATTGCTCGGCGGGTTGATCGGTTCCATTTTCGGCTTTGACGGAAACGTGAACATTCCCGAAGGCGAATCCGTGGGTGAGATTCATCAGAGTAATTCACAAGTACCGATTGCGCTTGATTTTAGAATTCAGTGTGATGATTTTTCCGTCAGCTTTTATGAAACCGGCCAACCCAAAGAATACAAATCCCGATTGACCCTCCTTGAAGGCGGCAATCCCGTATTGACGCGGGAAATTGTCGTCAATCAACCCCTTCGGTATAAAGGGATCAACATTTTTCAATCCAGTTATGGTCAGATGCCTTCGGTACAGGGGCGATTGGATCCGGAAAAAATTCTTTTGAATTTTGAAGACCTTGAAACAAAATCGAGGTTTTCGGTTACGGCCGCCGTCGGCAAATCGGTTCAATTGCCGGAGAATCGGGGGGCGTTTCTGATTAAACAGATTGAGGATGCCAAGGTGTTTAGAGGAATGAATCTAGGGCATACCGTCGTGGGGGAACTTTCCTTGAGCGGCCAGGCCCCGAAGGAAATACTATTGCCGACCCAGTTCCCGAAATTTGACAAGATGCGCCAGGGCCGAATGATCATTACGCTAAAAGAGACAGAACCTCGTTATTACACGGGATTGCAGGTAACCAGTGATCCGGGCGTCTGGCTGGTTTATGTCGGGTTTATGATGTTGATTTTAGGCTGCTTGGTAACGTTTTTTATGTCGCATCAGCGTCTATGCATTGAAGTGATGCCGAGCGGTCAGGGCAGCCGCGTAATCGTCACCGGCATGGCGAACAAAAATAAACTGGGCATGCAACATAAAGTGAAGCGAATTGCCGCCCAACTTGCCCGGCTGGATGCGTAA